Below is a genomic region from Bacteroidales bacterium.
CCATAACCTCCTGGGCCGTTATCAACGACAGGATTAAAAAGCACCAGGGCATTGGGCTTGCAGCTTACGGACAGGTCATCTACAGAATCATTGAATCCGTCAACCAGGGCTGTGGCAGCAGCCAGGTGACCTCCGGCAGAGCCACCGGATGCAACAATGCTGTCGGGTTTGACATGAAATTTTTCAGCATGCTTTCTTATATAGCGCACGGCTGACTTTGCATCTTTTAATGATTCAAAGGGAGTTGTTCCATGCCTCGAACTTACCCTGTAATCGGCCAGGAAGCAAACCATACCCCTTCCGGCAAAATATTTTGCATGTGGAACAAATTGTTCGGTGGTTCCACCCTTCCAGCCGCCCCCAAAAAAGAAGACCATGGCGGGATGGGGCCCACCCGACTGGTAATTTGCCGGATAATAGATCTCCAGGGATAGCGAGATGGTATCGACCTGTTTGTAAATAACCTGTTCATGGGGCTGAGACAATCCCGTACCGGCCATAAAAATTATCATAACAAAAGGAAGCATGTATTTTTTCATATTAATGCAGTTTAGATGGTAAATCGATCGTAAATATAGTCTTTCAATATATTTCTTGTGTTTTTTAGTGAATATTTGTCAGTTCTCGTGGTTGAATTTAACCCTAATTTGGACAAGCCAAAACCAAACAGGATGCTTTCAAGGAATTTAATGTGTTTCCGTTTTAGCTTGTCCAAATTAGCAAGCAAAACAGTCTGAACTTTCTTTTGCATCTCATAAATATGGATGGGCTTGGCAATATAACTATCAGCTCCCGAATTCCTGACCATTTTTGCAATATCATCTGTTATAACGGAAGCCTGGATGATAATGGGTATTAAAGGATACAACTTATTGATCTTT
It encodes:
- a CDS encoding alpha/beta hydrolase fold domain-containing protein, coding for MKKYMLPFVMIIFMAGTGLSQPHEQVIYKQVDTISLSLEIYYPANYQSGGPHPAMVFFFGGGWKGGTTEQFVPHAKYFAGRGMVCFLADYRVSSRHGTTPFESLKDAKSAVRYIRKHAEKFHVKPDSIVASGGSAGGHLAAATALVDGFNDSVDDLSVSCKPNALVLFNPVVDNGPGGYGYERVGEQYKYFSPLHNIRKGAPPTVFFLGTEDDLIPVETARYYQTVMEKVGSRCELLLYEGEGHGFFNYGSRYNYWQTVLSADEFLRSLGYIEGEPDL